In Apodemus sylvaticus chromosome 7, mApoSyl1.1, whole genome shotgun sequence, the sequence CTACAGCAACTGGCCTGAGGTCATTAAAGCAACTGCCCTTGCAGGCCTCTCCCAGCTTCCTCGTGACGTCACTGACCTGCGCCAGCCAATCAGCGCCGCCCGGCCCCGCCTGCGCGACCGTGCCTGCAGGAGACCCTGTGGCTTGTGTTGTGACCCTGCTGAGCCACCATACCTCCCGCCTCCGCGCCCAACGTCCGCGTCGCCGTTCTGCGCCGCCGCCATGGCCGACGTGGAGGACGGCGAAGAACCCTGCGTCCTTTCCTCGCACTCCGGGAGCGCAGGCTCCAAGTCGGGAGGCGACAAAATGTTCTCCCTCAAGAAGTGGAACGCCGTAGCCATGTGGAGCTGGGACGTTGAGTGTGATACCTGCGCCATCTGCAGGGTCCAGGTGATGGGTAAGCGATGCACTCGGAACCGGGTCCGCGGTGCGGCCTGCTGGGCGGGCCTGGCCAGCGAGTGCTGGGCCGGATTGCCGGACACCGGATGGTTTCCGCCGGGGCGTGGGCGTGACCGGGATACCCGAGGGCAACCTCCGGGTTTGCTTGGACAGCCCAGCGGCCAGCAAATCTCACAGCGGATCCCTCTCGTGGATCTGAGGTTTGGGGtgttttaatgtttttgagaTGCTCTCACGTTCCTCAGGCAGGATTAGAGCTTGCCCATTTAGCCGAGGTTGACGTTGAGGCCTGCACCTTCCAAAATCTGAAAATCGCGAGCCTTCGCCACTATGCGGATTATGTCATAACAAAATGATGCTCAGTTTGTTTGCCTCCGGAGGCTCAGCCACTGCGTTTCCGGATGGATTCGGTGCTGCTACTTGGCTGGTTTTTAAGTTGTAGTTTGACAAGACGAATCAGATAGAACTTCCCTGTGTTGAAGCGAGGGCCAAGGATTGCTTGATTCAGAGAATATCATGCTCTTTTTCCATCataggtacttttttttttcttttggatttgtttttttttttttcttttcttttcttttttttttttttttggaaacagggtttctctgtatagctctgactgtcctggaactcactctatagaccaggcgggactcgaactcagaaatccgcctgcctctgccaccaccgcccggctcatagGTACTATTTCTTACAGAAAACAATACCCTGCTCTTTTGTGCCTTTTCAAAGAACCTTCTTTCATAAATAGTCGGttttagtattttaaatgaaaatatcagaCCAAATGAAACGTATCAAAACAACTTAATCTAGTTGAGTTTTGCATAGTTAGAGTTCAGTCTACCTTGAAAagaacttcttctttttttctttgtgtagtcctggctatcctggaactctgtagaccaggttgggatccacctgcctgtctccctagtgctgggattaaagacctgtgccaccactgccaggctctgcTCActttttacttacttactttctttttttttttttttagaaaggttCTATCTCATGTAGCCAGAGTATTTCCTGATGCTtcctcctcccaaatgctggaatgaACACCAAATCTTAAGGCATGCTGGGATTGAGCTTCCTTCATGCTATgcacactaccaactgagctccatTCCCAGCCGGTCTTCCAGTGTGTTGGTTATGCATACCTGTAATAACAGCGCTCTGAAGGCTGAAGCTGGAGGCCAGCAGTGCATGTGAGACCAGCCTCGAACAGAACCAGAGCCAGTGACTGGAGGGATGtttccacagttaagagcacaggctgctcttacTGAGAGTCCGGGATCGATTTTCCACACCCATGTGGCAACAAACTCCTGTTCCAATAACTCCAACACCCCATCATGACCCTGCAGGTGTTAGGCACATTTGGTATGTAGATACAGATGCAGGCAGCATAAACGCAAAATTTTAGATTACTTAGAGGATGTCTTTCAAGGTgattggatgtgtgtgtgtgtgtgtgtgtgtgtgtgtgtgtgtgtatttctgtattttgaaAAATGTGCGCATTTCTTGGCATTAAGACTTTAAATGTAGATTCAAGAGAGTCCAAACGATATTCTTTGTCTTTGGACTTGCTTCAACAGGGTTCCCAAACtttattctttacatttaatTGTAGACCCAGACACTAGTTTCTAAGTATCTGATTTGACTGAAACACTAAAATACAGCTGTTCCACCCCTCGCCCTTGCTTAGGAACTGGGCCATAATTAACATTTTAGGgttggtgtggtagcacatgtctgaaataccagcactcaggaggctgaggcagggggttacTTTTGTTCTTTTGCAGCATAAACTTTGCTTAGAAATTTTATtctggccaggtgtggtggtgtctttaatctgagcacttgagAGGCGAAGAtaagtagaggccagcctggtctacacagccagAGGCCAGCCCAGTCCACATAGCCAAGGCTAAGTCGGTGGGATcccatcttaaaaacaaatgcataaggaataaatcttaaatatctttaatttcaaaaaaatagactttcttttagttcttttttaGTTTAGGATGAATCTTTCCAGAGGGAAGTTTTAAAAGGCTTTTCCTTAGAAAGGCTAATTTCTCCACAAATCTAAGTAGTAAGAAATGTAGAACCTACAGTAGCCATTGAAATGTTATAAAACACACAGATGCTTAAAGTAGACCCAATGTGGATTATAGATAACTGCTGGTCATCGTTGTGGGTTAGGAGATTAAGACTTACTAGTCCTGATCCCTGACACTGTTTGAAAGGTTATTGTTGTGTGCTTTAGAAATACCGACTCAGGCTTTAGGAATTATTTCTTTGACCCAAGTGTGGCAAATCTCTTAACTGGAGCACACAGGACAGTGGCAGGAGCATCTCAGCATGTTAATTCAAGAACTGTCTTGTCCGTATGCAGAAAATCCAGGCCAggcaagataaaacaaaagaagaaaaaaggatttaagaacattttatttggagtttttttttgaggggcagatttttaaagatttatttatatgtatgaactttatttgcatatatgcctgcatgatagaagagggcatcggatcccattacagatggttgtgagccatcatgtgattgctgggacttgaactcaggacttctgggggagtagtcaatgcttttaaccgatgagccatctctccggcctgtttttttttttaatcatcatcatcattatccttattatttataaaattatatttactacCCTGTTGTTTATGGTGcatactttaatcccagcgttTGGGAGCCATAGGCAAGTAGATCTCATGAGTTCcgtggcagcctggtctacagagtgagttccaggacagccagagctacatgagaaactctatctcaagaTAAAAACAAcgaaatttattttgtgtgtgtgtgtatatatgtgtgtgtgtgcgcatgcgcgcgcatACTTGTGCAATCACAGAAGCATGTGGAGACATAGAAGAACAGTATTGGGGAGTTGATTCTTTGTGTCTGCCACGTGGGTTCcaaggtttgaactcaggtataTATGCCTTAACCTTTTGAGCAGTCTTATCTGGCCAGAGATTGGCTTTTAAATATATAcgttttttcatttattttttttattctgggcatagtggcacacatcttttaatcccagcacttgggaggcagaagcagctggaTCCCTGatttcaagaccaacctggtctacttaATGAGCTCTAAGACAGCCATCCAGGTttacatagaccctgtctcagcccaccccaccccaacatttttaatttaatgtacACGTTTGGAGAGTATGTGCTTATGTGTAGGTGCCTGCGGATCCCTCTGGAGCGGgagtacaggcagttgtgagctcccTGGGCTGGGCAGTGGGACTAAACTTGCATCCTGTTTGAGAGTTCTTacaccgagccatctctcaggccctGGCTCTTCACAATCTTACTTATTTGCCTTCTTAATCCAAAGGTGGCCTGTCACCCAGTTGCACTATGGGTAATCTCTCCCTCGGGTTCACCTGTACCCCGTAGGGAAGAGATCAGTTCACCCATGTAGAGTGCCTGATTGTGCTAACTTAGAGATGTCACACTGGCTGTTTGGAGCTTTGATTTCCTACTTTACTAAAAAGGTAGCAGCCCGGCCACCAGAGCTAGAGCAGGCGTGGTGATCAGCACACCTGGTGGTTCGCTTGCCTCACTTCTCCATTTTCTAGTGAGCTCCATGaggagccctggctgttttgTCATTCCAGCAGGGCTTGTTTAGTAACTATGGATAAAGCCTGTGCAGGCAGTTTTACATCTGTAATAGAAGAGGCCGGGATggctgtggggtttttgtttgttgtgtgtgtggaAAGAAGCAAATGGCTGTGCTTGAGCCAGAGTAAGGAGAGGCAgaattcttttttatgttttccttttggaCAAATCACTCTAGCTAGCAAcatgggggggcaggggggggggggactagttctggggctggagagatggctcacagtttaagagcactggctgctcttccaaaagacccaggtttaattcctaacatccacatggcagctcacagttctctaattctagttccaggggatctgacaccttcctaCACACAGACATCCAGGCAGTCAAAGCACCAGTGTACCTAAGAAggtaaaaggggggggggggaagctagTCCTGAACTCGCAGTGGtcctactgcctcagcctccttagcTCACTTATGAAGGGCGGGCATGAATCaacacattcattttcttcttcagcctctttctctttctgggtctggagaggtggctctgtggttagCAAAACCTACCACCATGCTGAGCAGCTCACAGACTGCctcaactccagccccaggggcaCCCGCACCTCTGGCCTTCAAgggcacctgcatgcacatgccCAGAAGCACAGTTAGAcccataaaataattaaaaataaaagcctcCTCTGCTGATTTGAGTTTTCTTTCACCTAATTTGGACTACTAAAGGGTGAATCTATTTCACTGGCTCCTAAAGTGTAGTACTGATTGAATTTTAGAACTCCTTAGGTTCCTGTTCTTAGTATTTATTCCTAAGTAGTTTATTCACTTACTTTGTCAATGTTGAGTGAACATATGGAGGATTAGGGGTTCAAGTCATCCTAGGCTatatagtttgaggccagcctgagcaacatgaaacccggtctcaaaaacaaaggaaaggaattttGCTTATGAAAACAATTAGAAAAAGCCTTTAACTTTCAAGTAGAGTCACATAACTTAAAAATTAAGGGAGTATATGTGGAAACTTCATTATTGAACAGGGCTAGGGACATGTGCCTGTGATTCCCAGAATTTGAAgtagaaggtagaggcaggatttTAAGGTGATCATCCCCAGTGTGGCAGTTCAGGTTAGTAGATAGCTGGGGGGGCGGCTACacaaggccctatctcaaaaacaaaacctttattAATTCCTGTAGTAGCCTTCTAGATCCTTATGTTTATATAATCAAATAATCAGTACATGGCTATGGCTTATTTATAGTGGTGTCTTGAAAGTAAATACCCCTAAAGTGCAGGTGCCAAGCAATCTTGTCATAAGAGCCCTAGTAAAACATCGGTGAGttaggtggcacatgcctttaatcccagcacttgggaggcagagacaggcggatttctgagttcgaggccagcctggtctacagagtgagttccaggacagccagagctacacagagaaaccctgtctcgaaaaacaaaacaaaaagttaatttTAGATGAGGGATTAATGATATAAGACTTCTCCATCTCTGACCCTGGGGCTTTTGTTTGACTTTGAAGGTCTGGGTTTCCGGTGTTGCCCCTGAACTTCAGGTGAGCCTCGCTCTGTTTACTTTCAGATGCCTGTCTCAGATGTCAAGCTGAGAACAAGCAGGAGGACTGTGTTGGTACGTGTTCGCGCTTTCTCTGCCTCAGAggtttcttctgtctctgtgggAACATTTGAATTTGCAATTAAGATCGACTTTATTAAACTAGCAGTGGTAACCCAGGCCTGTAAATCCAGAAGTAGAGAGGTGAGGCCAGCTTTCGCTATGTATTGAGAGGGGGGAGGGTAGAGAAACAGCCTTGTcagtacataaaaaataaaccataaaacAGTAATGaattatgaatataaaatgtGAAATGTTTAGGCCAgttaggggctggtgagatagatGAAGGTGATAGGTGAAGGTGCTTGCTTCTCAGGCCTGATGAGCTAAATTGACTCTCTGGAACCCATTTAAAGATAGAGAGAAATGACTCCCCAGAGGACTCTGACCTCCGCATGAAGCTATGGCATGCATTTCCCACCaccctacatatacacataattataaaATAGTTTTACAAACAAAATCAAGATTAAAAGGAAGTCTTCTAACAGAAGACTCatggtaaaatatatttttaataaataataaaatgttttagttCTCAGAAGATCCTTAAAATACATTTGCaaattcctttattattttaattaagacTTGGTTATATATTCTATTCATGGTCATGATAAATGTtttgctaaacaaagaaatactaTCTCCTATTAAGAAAACTGCTAAACCAGGACTGGTGCCACATACCTGTACCCCAAGTAGAAGCAGGAGCATCACtggacaccagcctggtctatcgtAGCAAATTCCAGCCAGTCAGTTGtgcagtgaaactctgtctcaaaaacacaatgaaaaggaGGCAGTCGGAGggcagaagggaggaaagaggaaacattTCAAAACCTGAGCATGGTGGcttgcatctgtaatcccagcaccctgcaAGGCTCAGCCAGGACAATTACCATGGccaacatagtgagttctggggagCCTGGGCTATAGCAAGGCCCTGTCTGTCTCAGCAAAGAACGCTCCCTCTCTAGCCACTGTGGATCTAATGGTGAGGTGAGGTACTGCTCCGCTTGCTGGCAGTTAATCATACTTTTGGTATGATTAGCTGGTTTGGGGTTTTGGTCTCATTGTGTGGCACTGACTGGGAATTTGCTGTGCAGACAAGGCTAGCCTTTCAGGGGTTCTCTCCACCACCGTCCAACTTCTGGGATTGTAGCATGTGACCACACCCAGCTGGATGGCTTAGCGTAACTCATCACTTCTAGAGCAGCTCCCTGGGTGTAGCTGCTGCTGACCCATGCCTGCCAGCTGTTTATAATAGGCAGCTGTAAGTCGTAAACATTGTGTTTTGATAAATTAAAACCAGCACAATAAAGAAAAGCACAGAAGATCCCCAAGGTTGCCCCGTGACTGAGGAGGACTGAGATTCTAGCAGGTTCGGGTCCTTCAGCCCCCTAATTTAAGACAGTTAGTGGAGCTCTTTAGGAGCTAGGGGTGTGGCTTCACCCCTAAAACAGTGGCACAGttcttaaatgtaaatatttttataaatagaaaaaatgttCTGATCACTTACCCAACTTTTTTCAGGATTATGAGTCATGactattttcttggtttttaaactataatttttttaatttagtaatttaaaGTTTTAGAATATTTACAATTTTTGATTTGATAATTCCATATAAGCATATAATGTATGTTGATTTTGTCCACCccgttctcccctccccctcccctgacaTCCACTTCTGTGTCCCTTCCTAACTTCCTGTCCCCTTGAACTTAGCTATTTAAATTTAACTGTGTAGTGTCAGCTGATTTGTTTGTACATTTGTTTCATTGTCTGATTTTGATACAGATCTTGCTTTGTAACAAGTGGCCTGGGACTGAGCCCCTCCCTAGGGCTCAGATCGCAGGCACGAGTGCGAGTGCATCCTCCCACTCAGCTGCTCTCTCTCTTACAGTGGTCTGGGGAGAATGTAACCATTCGTTCCACAACTGCTGCATGTCCCTGTGGGTGAAACAGAACAACCGCTGCCCTCTGTGCCAGCAGGACTGGGTGGTCCAAAGAATCGGCAAGTGAGAGGTGGTACAGACTCGCCTGGTGTGGCTGGTGACCCTGGACAACCTTGCCATCCAGTTACTGGACAAAGACTAGACACTCCAGGGAATTCATCCTTCAGATGGAGAGGGTACGGGGCAGCCTTTGAGGCTCACCCAAGGTTTATCATATTGTCTGTTTAATTTTGGGAAATTCTCTACAATTAAGaagataatttattaaaaatggcTTTTCCTacctctgtggtgtgtgtatgatatgtaccGCTTAGAAGAGCTAAAAGAGAGAGACACCAGAAATTGATCTTTGTTGTGTATCTGTCAGTATACAATGGCTGTGAGAACAATGTTCACAAAAGAACATTGTTTGTGTTTATGCTTGagggttaaaaaataaataaaagaatgttacagtaacaaataaaatacattgcAAAGCCAACTCCTGCCCTCTGCTCCTAATCCTTTTTGTTGTGGGGAGAGAGGCAACCGGAGAGGCAAGAGAGGCAACTGGAGCAACTCAGTGAAGAAGGTGTAACTGGCAGGTAAACAGGCTTTGTCTCCTGACTCCTCCTTGGCCTTGGCCAGTGAGCCTGGACCTGCACTCACCTCGGTGTTTAACCATTAGTTCTAAAGAAGTGGTTGCTGTTTCTGGGAAGGTTGTATTATATGTTTTAGTCaaaatattagtgagaaaatgcTTACTAGTGTAACACTGGAGTTCAGTAGGCAATGTTTTAACAAAGTATTATGTTTTGAGTTATTAAAGTTTGATCTATATGCTTAAACTCATTAAAGTAATTTGTTaggtaaataatttgaaaaattaatataCACTGTTTGGCAGTAAAAATTACTTggaaacatacaaacaaaattttATCAAACTCTTCCAGAAGGGCTGGGAAGATGTCTCAGTGTATAAAATGATATGTAATGTCAGAAGACTACACTTCTGGTCCCTAGAACTCATGTGAAAAAACTGGGCGTGGCAGCCCAACCCTGAAAAAAATCAAGGATGGGAAGATGGCTTAGTaatttaaaagcacttgctgctcttgcataggacTCAGATTTGGTTTCTGTCACTCTCTTGCCCCTCACAactatgtaactccagttccaaggaatccaatGTCTTTCCTCTGGGTTTCTCTGGGTATTGCATATACAGAGTGCCTGTAGCAACACGTATATGTGGACAGATACTAATAGATGCTCTAAGAAATTTTCTTCTAGATATGTTTAGAATCAAAATGAATTCAGAAGTGTTTGAGACCGGGTCTCGCTGTAGCCCGGGCTGGACTGAGTGAACGGGAGTCGGCCCAACCTCCCAAGCActattacaggtgtgcgccactgccTCGTCGGGTGAGCTACGTTCTTGTTTATCTGGTTTCTCTGAGATTTTTGCTTCTGTCAGACTCACTGAAAGAGTACgagtaaatattttctaaattttctagTTACTAAAAGTATATAAATGTTTTCGGTTATTTGACTGTGTCTATCATTGTGTAATTAACTATTCATGGAGTGTGAACCAGGTGTTTGGCTTTGCTGTGAGGTAGAAGTAGTCTGTCATGTTCCTTAGATGGCTTTGACAGGTCATAAGTGGATTCTGGAGGGTGCTAATGAGTCGGTGTTCCACCCACTGGAACTCTAATAAAGCCCTGTTTATGCTACCCGTCAGGatctgagggcagagaggaggagggagtgaCCCAAGCTTAGTTCTGCCCCCGCCCCCCTTGCTGGCATGACACCCCTCATCTGCACAGCCGTCTCGGGTTCCGTGCACACTGTCTCATCAGGAAACACGTGGAGGCGGCGCTTTAGTGTGGGTTCCAGAACCACTAAGCTGGGGTTTCCCTCCAAATAATTAAATGATATGTAATGTCTTtaattacatattaataaatattatcttaaaactataaaataggccaggcagtggtgatgcatacctttaatcccagcacttgggaggcagaggcaggtggatttctagtTCGaagccagcgtggtctacagagtaagttccaggacagccaggtctacacagagaaaccctgtctcgaaaaaccaaaaaaaaaaaaaaaacctatatataAACAGCAGTTAGGTTCTTACATTTGTCATAAGCAATTTCCTGCCATACAATGGTGTGTGCAGTGAGCTGTCACCTGGTACCCACCATCTCATAAGCTGCCCAACTCCCTAGCTCTCCCCACCGTCCAATGCAAGAATGCTCACACTTCTATAatttcttttgggaggcaggACTGGTCTCCTTGGAACAGCAGTTTTGAGTGAGAGCCCTGTGACAGGGCTGTTCATATGTCACTGCCACAGCCTCTTAGAGACACCAGAATGGCAAAGGAATGAAAGCACGTCCTTAAAGGGTAAGGTTctctgtgctggggattgaacacagCGCCTGGCACTATTGCCCACGGGACTGCTATCCTGCAAGGAAGGCTCTGTAGAGCTAAGTGTTGCTCTGTGAAAAATAGCACTTggggggctgagacaggaggatcacagccATGGcttacatagagagaccctgttaaGCCGTGGGAAAAGATTACAGATTTGGATATTAAAAAAGTACGTATCACTTAAAGTCGAAATGTTTGTATTCTAGACTGTTCTGTACCAAACATTTTAATGTGGTGTGCCAAAACCCTGAAAATGTTGATGTTTGTGTGAAGTTACGCCAGCACTTTTACATGGTTTGTAAATCACCCTGGCCCCAGACTCTTGAGCCTTCTCTCGAAGCCTGTATCCCACACCCACCATACCACCTTTAGATCATCCTTTCTCTCATGCCTAGGTTTTATACAGTAAAGTATTTCCCCCAGGGAAAAGATATTTCTATAGtttgatatttttaataatagCTGGGACTTAGCGGGGACTAACTTAGGTTTGtcccctctctgtgcctcagtttccgtGTGGTGTTCCAGCATCACTGGATTGTTTGAGAGCCCAGGACTGTCACCTTTCTCCTTGGTGTCATTAAATACTTAACAAAGCACCAAAGTGAGGAAGGGTTTCTCTTGGCTCACAATCTGAGGAGCTGGCTTGTCACGGCAGGCAGAGGAGGCGGCAGCGGCGTGCCTTCACTCAGAAGCTCTCTGCTTTGTGTCCAGTACAGagacccagcacttgggggctACTGCTGCCGTTGGGTA encodes:
- the Rnf7 gene encoding RING-box protein 2 isoform X2, which produces MADVEDGEEPCVLSSHSGSAGSKSGGDKMFSLKKWNAVAMWSWDVECDTCAICRVQMPVSDVKLRTSRRTVLWSGENVTIRSTTAACPCG
- the Rnf7 gene encoding RING-box protein 2 isoform X1, which produces MADVEDGEEPCVLSSHSGSAGSKSGGDKMFSLKKWNAVAMWSWDVECDTCAICRVQVMDACLRCQAENKQEDCVVVWGECNHSFHNCCMSLWVKQNNRCPLCQQDWVVQRIGK